A DNA window from Providencia huaxiensis contains the following coding sequences:
- the mltA gene encoding murein transglycosylase A: MNIGLTKIVNKQTVKKWLVTSVFLSLLAGCQTHPTDKGQQYKDGRLVQDLQKVNQVNVQGRPINAPDFNQQVNEIKNASPRLFKSNNDAYHAIENWLMAGGDPAQLANFNLTAFQMEGADNYGNVQFTGYYTPVIEARRMAQGEFRYPLYGMPPKGKKRLPSRAAIYNGALSDNLILAYSNSPVENFMMEVQGSGYVDFGDGSPLNFFGYAGKNGHAYKSIGKVLVDRGEVPLSQMSLQAIHDWTDQHSEQEVRQLLEENPSFVFFKPQSFVPVRGASAVPLIAKASVASDKTLIPPGTALLAEIPVLDNNGKFTGQYEMRMMIALDVGGAIKGHHFDIYHGIGHDAGKMAGFYNHYGRVWVLKKSQPLFGSL, encoded by the coding sequence ATGAATATAGGGCTAACAAAAATCGTCAATAAACAAACAGTAAAAAAGTGGTTAGTAACCAGTGTATTTCTTTCCTTATTAGCTGGGTGCCAAACCCATCCAACGGATAAAGGCCAACAATATAAAGATGGTCGCTTAGTTCAAGATTTACAGAAAGTAAATCAAGTGAATGTACAGGGACGACCAATCAATGCACCAGATTTTAATCAGCAGGTTAATGAAATCAAAAATGCATCACCACGGTTGTTTAAAAGTAACAATGATGCTTACCATGCCATAGAAAACTGGTTGATGGCGGGAGGAGATCCGGCTCAATTGGCAAATTTCAATTTAACGGCTTTCCAAATGGAAGGTGCCGATAATTATGGAAACGTGCAATTTACAGGATATTACACACCTGTGATTGAGGCCCGTCGTATGGCACAAGGTGAATTTCGTTATCCGTTATACGGTATGCCCCCAAAAGGAAAGAAGCGTTTACCTAGCCGAGCCGCGATTTATAACGGTGCCCTGAGTGATAATTTAATTTTAGCTTATAGTAATTCACCCGTTGAAAATTTTATGATGGAAGTTCAGGGAAGTGGCTATGTTGATTTTGGGGATGGTAGCCCTTTGAATTTCTTTGGTTATGCAGGTAAAAATGGCCATGCGTACAAAAGTATCGGAAAAGTGCTGGTAGACCGCGGTGAGGTTCCTCTTAGCCAAATGTCATTACAAGCTATCCATGATTGGACGGACCAGCATAGCGAGCAAGAAGTTCGCCAGCTTTTAGAAGAAAACCCGTCATTTGTCTTTTTTAAACCGCAATCATTTGTCCCTGTTAGAGGCGCAAGTGCGGTTCCTTTAATTGCTAAAGCATCCGTTGCATCAGATAAAACCCTCATTCCACCGGGTACAGCTTTGCTCGCAGAAATCCCTGTATTAGATAATAACGGGAAATTTACGGGGCAGTATGAAATGCGTATGATGATAGCCTTGGATGTCGGTGGTGCAATTAAAGGGCATCATTTTGATATTTACCACGGTATAGGTCATGACGCTGGGAAAATGGCCGGTTTTTATAACCATTATGGGCGAGTTTGGGTGCTGAAAAAAAGCCAGCCGCTATTTGGTTCACTGTAG